A portion of the Deinococcus peraridilitoris DSM 19664 genome contains these proteins:
- a CDS encoding 3-hydroxybutyrate dehydrogenase gives MTDQRLALVTGGTSGIGRAIAQRLSQDGLQVAVLDLEREEARRVAQEDGLTFVAADLSRREDCRQAIETVVEQFGRLDVLVNNAGFQHIDPIADFPEDTWDRMLAVMLTAPFLLSKYAWKHLTRSGQGRIINIASIHGHVASPFKSAYISAKHGVIGLTRTAALEGGESGLTVNAICPGYVRTPLVENQIADQARTRGLSPEEVISKVMLEGAAIKQLLLPQDVAALASYVASPAAWGMTGAVLDLDLGWTAR, from the coding sequence ATGACAGATCAGCGCCTCGCCCTGGTCACGGGCGGCACAAGCGGCATCGGACGCGCCATCGCGCAACGGCTTTCCCAGGATGGGCTGCAGGTGGCCGTGCTGGATCTGGAACGTGAGGAAGCGCGACGGGTCGCGCAGGAAGACGGCCTGACGTTCGTGGCCGCCGACCTGTCGCGCCGCGAGGACTGCCGCCAGGCCATCGAGACGGTAGTGGAGCAGTTCGGGCGTCTGGACGTGCTGGTCAACAACGCCGGTTTTCAGCACATCGACCCGATTGCCGACTTTCCCGAGGACACCTGGGACCGCATGCTCGCCGTGATGCTCACCGCCCCGTTTCTGCTCAGCAAGTACGCCTGGAAGCACCTGACCCGCAGCGGTCAGGGACGCATCATCAACATCGCCAGCATTCACGGGCACGTCGCCAGTCCGTTCAAAAGCGCCTACATCAGCGCCAAACACGGGGTCATCGGCCTGACGCGCACTGCCGCGCTGGAAGGCGGTGAAAGCGGCCTGACGGTGAACGCCATCTGCCCAGGGTACGTGCGCACCCCACTGGTCGAAAACCAGATTGCCGACCAGGCCCGCACCCGTGGCCTCAGCCCGGAAGAAGTGATCAGCAAGGTCATGCTGGAAGGAGCCGCCATCAAGCAGCTGCTCTTGCCACAAGACGTCGCGGCACTCGCCAGCTACGTCGCCTCGCCTGCCGCCTGGGGTATGACCGGTGCCGTGCTGGACCTCGATTTGGGCTGGACGGCCCGCTGA
- a CDS encoding CAP domain-containing protein — translation MPTHRTLIGAALLTLLGSANAQSNVETQLLARINEVRAQGYNCPTGRRAAQDPVAYKPVNSTAARVQALYMASTGRVTHTGADGSSPKVRAASYGVQSPSLSEIIYLNVDGPIERAVQWWLHSAVHCNVIMDGRYNFAGVSVVNGPRGKAHVMVFSSQ, via the coding sequence ATGCCTACTCACCGCACGCTCATCGGGGCGGCGCTGCTGACGCTCCTGGGAAGCGCAAATGCCCAGAGCAACGTCGAAACGCAGCTGCTGGCGCGCATCAACGAAGTTCGCGCTCAAGGGTACAACTGCCCTACCGGACGGCGTGCCGCGCAGGACCCGGTGGCGTACAAGCCGGTCAACTCGACCGCCGCGCGGGTCCAGGCGCTCTACATGGCCAGCACGGGGCGGGTGACCCACACCGGCGCGGACGGCAGTTCGCCCAAAGTGCGTGCGGCCTCGTACGGCGTGCAGTCCCCGAGCCTCTCGGAAATCATCTATCTGAACGTCGATGGCCCGATTGAGCGGGCGGTGCAGTGGTGGCTGCACTCGGCAGTGCACTGCAACGTGATCATGGATGGCCGCTACAACTTCGCTGGGGTCAGCGTGGTCAACGGCCCGCGCGGCAAAGCGCACGTGATGGTGTTCAGCAGCCAGTAA
- a CDS encoding NUDIX hydrolase, producing MQNALRAQLLRQLRLHRPIDPIEAQALGDVLDFTETHPSPFDRQAFAPGHITASVLLLSPDGTQLGLIQHQKLGRLLQPGGHVESSDDSVLAAALRELTEETGVQSGEVEVLSEAPIDMDVHTIPAGPDEGAHCHFDLRYGVRLRSLRPLPQVTWLPLADLPDANLRRAARKLARLLPAAV from the coding sequence ATGCAGAATGCCTTGCGCGCTCAGTTGTTACGTCAGCTGCGCCTCCACCGTCCCATTGACCCCATCGAAGCTCAGGCCCTGGGAGACGTTCTCGACTTCACCGAAACCCACCCCAGTCCTTTTGACCGCCAGGCTTTTGCACCTGGTCACATCACTGCCTCAGTGCTGCTGCTCAGCCCGGACGGCACACAGCTTGGCCTGATCCAGCACCAGAAGCTCGGTCGGCTGCTCCAGCCCGGGGGTCACGTCGAAAGCAGTGACGACAGTGTGCTGGCGGCCGCCCTGCGCGAACTGACCGAGGAAACCGGTGTGCAAAGCGGTGAAGTGGAAGTTCTGAGCGAAGCGCCCATCGATATGGACGTTCACACCATTCCCGCCGGACCGGACGAGGGTGCCCACTGCCATTTCGATCTGCGCTACGGTGTGCGCCTGCGCTCGCTGCGCCCACTGCCCCAGGTGACCTGGCTGCCGCTCGCCGATCTTCCCGACGCCAATTTGCGTCGTGCAGCCCGCAAGCTGGCTCGACTGCTGCCCGCAGCGGTCTGA
- the gmk gene encoding guanylate kinase, with protein sequence MQAEETPAQIPAEKRGLLIVVSGASGVGKNTLCARLMQRIPMHFSVSWTTREKRPSEVDGQDYHFRTRDEFLAELEQGQGFLEHAEFVGNMYGTPRAPLERALDSGEHVLLDIEIEGAMQVAELAPEAVLIFIMPPSLTELRSRLLGRATESPDKIEKRLQRARRDIRLAQRFHYIVMNDNIDVAVSDLEAIVRTELLRAHRVSERELAHIVDS encoded by the coding sequence ATGCAAGCAGAAGAAACACCCGCCCAGATTCCTGCCGAAAAACGCGGATTGCTCATCGTGGTTTCCGGCGCGTCGGGCGTCGGAAAAAACACACTCTGCGCCCGGCTGATGCAGCGCATTCCCATGCACTTCTCGGTGTCGTGGACCACCCGCGAGAAGCGTCCCAGCGAGGTGGACGGTCAGGATTACCATTTCCGCACCCGCGATGAATTCCTGGCCGAACTCGAGCAGGGACAGGGGTTTCTGGAACACGCCGAGTTTGTCGGCAACATGTACGGCACCCCACGTGCCCCGCTGGAACGGGCGCTGGACAGTGGTGAGCACGTGCTGCTCGACATCGAGATCGAGGGAGCCATGCAGGTGGCTGAGCTTGCGCCCGAAGCGGTGCTGATCTTCATCATGCCGCCCAGCCTGACCGAGCTGCGTTCACGCCTGCTGGGACGGGCCACCGAAAGCCCTGACAAGATCGAGAAACGCCTGCAGCGCGCCCGGCGTGACATCAGATTGGCGCAGCGCTTTCACTACATCGTCATGAACGACAACATCGATGTGGCAGTCTCCGATCTGGAGGCCATCGTGCGAACCGAACTGCTCCGCGCGCACCGTGTCAGCGAACGGGAACTCGCGCACATCGTCGACTCCTGA
- a CDS encoding BTAD domain-containing putative transcriptional regulator, with protein sequence MTWREYASPRRTRPPQVRGALARPRLSALLHGDERIVMLSAPAGYGKTTALAAHLPDLGRSCWYTLDADDADPHAFAAGLVLSAARLSGIEDAETLLDAGAAPYVVVRRLVDILLSQDVLLVLDEAQHLPAELSRELLAGPRLALLSRTALKLPDLEVFEARSEVRRLGSAELSFDVQETQALLRAHAVSVDLAAARLAHSVTEGWPIAARFLAQALSGRRLQLGALRNLEAEPPQLSALFAYLAQEVLGPLEPTLREFLTRSSVFEALTPELLQSVLGETHAETYLEALARSGTFLIREGTAFRAHPLLRAHLRAALPREHARELALRGAAYFEGAGQPRPALQAHLQAGNTARAGELLVLHGARWLGQGRVSMVERSLERVGEEVMTAQSALFALLGDVRRLQSRYDEALQAYERAPEAARVTGQARIYLDTVQPARAEALLEQAARLQGADAPELRVLRAENALNAGQLEAAVEWWPEIAQGARFALRSGNLERALMLARRGVRGEVGGQRAAQNHREALLLESLVCALTGELTQAEESAQSGIVEGERLESPFVQSLAYARFGHARLARGDDVTARTSYERALSLAQDTVPRLMAEPLMGLAFLDPQGVHAAQALTISEGSGDCYMSALVRLTFALGLQETRHPNAIKELERARRDFQDCGDVFGQACADLALYAAGQGDAHRALRAVQAYPFLLSKPSLFTPARTRAGRAALLSRLAREAPEIPAYLRLLARDLGYADVTLEHPGVEVRVQLLGRLGVQRGGEEVRDWGRAKARDLLALLVVYPEGVSREAAQEALYPDLEPEVGERNFRIVLHALGTVLEPGGGSAYFLERGEWLRLRASPDLTVDLWEAWQALKARPGSAQRAEALLALPGRLAGVALADVEAEAERYAARLPEALVEEASLALSQGELELATRLAERSITVEGAHEPAARVLMRAHYARGHLGGVARAYQHCREALRALDLAPMPETEALYQALRG encoded by the coding sequence ATGACCTGGCGTGAATACGCTTCCCCACGGCGCACCCGCCCACCGCAGGTGCGCGGCGCGCTGGCCCGACCACGCCTGAGCGCCCTGCTGCACGGTGACGAACGCATCGTCATGCTGAGCGCACCTGCCGGGTACGGCAAGACCACGGCCCTTGCGGCCCACCTGCCGGACCTGGGACGCAGCTGCTGGTACACCCTGGACGCGGACGACGCCGATCCTCACGCTTTTGCCGCCGGGCTGGTCCTCAGCGCAGCCCGCCTTTCCGGCATCGAGGACGCCGAGACGCTGCTCGATGCGGGCGCCGCGCCGTACGTGGTGGTGCGCCGGCTGGTGGACATCCTGCTGTCACAGGATGTGCTGCTGGTGCTCGACGAAGCGCAGCATCTGCCTGCCGAGCTGTCACGCGAACTGCTGGCCGGACCGCGCCTGGCGCTGCTGTCGCGCACCGCGCTGAAGTTGCCTGACCTGGAGGTGTTCGAGGCGCGTTCGGAAGTGCGCCGCCTCGGCAGCGCCGAGCTGAGCTTCGATGTGCAGGAGACACAGGCGCTGCTGCGTGCTCACGCGGTCAGCGTGGACCTCGCCGCCGCGCGGCTGGCGCACTCGGTCACCGAGGGTTGGCCGATTGCCGCCCGTTTTCTGGCGCAGGCCCTCTCGGGCAGGCGCCTGCAGCTGGGCGCGCTGCGCAACCTGGAAGCCGAGCCCCCCCAGCTTTCGGCACTCTTTGCTTACCTCGCGCAGGAAGTGCTGGGGCCACTGGAGCCCACCTTGCGCGAGTTCCTGACGCGCTCGAGCGTGTTCGAGGCGCTCACACCCGAACTGCTGCAAAGTGTGCTGGGCGAAACGCACGCCGAGACGTACCTGGAGGCCCTGGCACGCAGCGGCACCTTCCTGATCCGTGAAGGCACCGCCTTCCGGGCGCACCCGCTGCTGCGCGCGCACCTGCGCGCCGCCCTGCCCCGGGAACACGCGCGCGAGCTGGCATTGCGGGGTGCAGCCTACTTCGAAGGCGCCGGGCAACCCCGCCCCGCCTTGCAGGCCCATCTGCAGGCCGGCAACACCGCGCGCGCCGGGGAGCTGCTGGTCCTGCACGGTGCGCGCTGGCTCGGACAGGGCCGGGTGAGCATGGTGGAGCGCTCGCTGGAACGCGTCGGTGAGGAAGTCATGACCGCGCAGAGCGCATTGTTCGCGCTGCTGGGGGACGTCAGGCGCCTGCAGTCACGCTACGACGAGGCGCTGCAGGCCTACGAGCGTGCCCCAGAGGCGGCCCGGGTCACCGGGCAGGCGCGGATCTACCTGGATACCGTGCAACCGGCGCGCGCCGAAGCGCTGCTCGAACAGGCCGCGCGGTTGCAGGGCGCGGACGCGCCCGAACTGCGGGTGTTGCGCGCCGAAAACGCCCTGAACGCCGGACAGCTGGAGGCCGCCGTCGAGTGGTGGCCGGAGATTGCGCAGGGAGCGCGCTTCGCCTTGCGCTCTGGCAATCTGGAACGCGCACTCATGCTGGCTCGCCGTGGGGTGCGGGGTGAAGTCGGAGGACAGCGGGCGGCGCAGAACCACCGTGAAGCCCTGCTGCTCGAAAGCCTGGTGTGCGCCCTGACCGGCGAGCTGACGCAGGCCGAGGAGAGCGCCCAGAGCGGCATCGTCGAGGGAGAGCGTCTCGAAAGCCCGTTCGTGCAGAGCCTGGCGTACGCGCGCTTCGGGCATGCGCGGCTGGCACGGGGTGACGATGTCACAGCCCGCACCAGTTACGAGCGGGCCTTGTCACTGGCTCAGGACACCGTGCCGCGCCTGATGGCCGAGCCGCTGATGGGCCTGGCCTTTCTGGATCCGCAAGGCGTTCACGCCGCGCAGGCCCTGACCATCAGCGAGGGCAGTGGAGACTGCTACATGTCCGCGCTGGTGCGCCTGACCTTCGCGCTTGGACTGCAGGAAACCCGGCATCCGAACGCCATCAAAGAACTCGAGCGCGCTCGAAGGGACTTTCAGGACTGCGGGGACGTGTTCGGGCAGGCCTGCGCCGATCTGGCGCTCTACGCGGCCGGTCAGGGCGACGCGCACCGCGCACTGCGCGCCGTGCAGGCCTATCCATTCCTGCTGTCCAAACCGAGCCTCTTCACGCCGGCCCGCACCCGCGCCGGTCGCGCGGCCCTGCTCTCGCGCCTGGCACGCGAAGCGCCTGAAATTCCTGCGTACCTGCGTTTGCTGGCGCGCGACCTGGGCTACGCTGACGTGACGCTGGAGCATCCGGGGGTGGAGGTGCGCGTGCAGCTGCTCGGCCGCCTGGGCGTGCAGCGCGGCGGCGAGGAAGTGCGTGACTGGGGCCGTGCCAAAGCACGCGACCTGCTGGCCCTGCTGGTGGTGTATCCGGAAGGAGTCAGCCGGGAAGCGGCACAGGAAGCGCTCTATCCGGACCTGGAGCCCGAAGTCGGCGAACGCAATTTCCGAATCGTGCTGCACGCGCTGGGCACGGTGCTGGAACCGGGCGGTGGCAGCGCCTACTTTCTGGAACGCGGTGAGTGGCTGCGCCTGCGCGCCTCGCCAGACCTGACCGTGGACTTGTGGGAAGCCTGGCAGGCCCTCAAGGCCCGCCCGGGCAGCGCACAGCGCGCCGAAGCGCTGCTGGCGCTGCCCGGGCGACTGGCCGGTGTGGCGCTGGCCGACGTGGAAGCCGAAGCCGAACGCTATGCTGCCCGCCTGCCCGAAGCGCTGGTAGAAGAAGCCAGCCTGGCCCTTTCCCAGGGCGAGCTCGAACTCGCCACCCGCCTGGCGGAGCGCTCGATCACCGTCGAAGGGGCGCATGAACCGGCCGCGCGCGTGCTGATGCGCGCCCATTACGCACGCGGGCACCTGGGCGGCGTGGCGCGCGCTTACCAGCACTGCCGGGAGGCGCTCCGTGCGCTTGACCTCGCGCCGATGCCCGAAACCGAAGCGCTCTACCAGGCCCTGCGCGGCTGA
- the tkt gene encoding transketolase encodes MTTPASLDVETLSINSIRTLSIDAVQQANSGHPGAPLGMAPMAYVLWQHFLRHNPRNPLWMGRDRFVLSAGHASMLIYSLLHLTGYDMPLEELRNFRQWGSKTPGHPEFFHTPGLDATTGPLGQGAAMTVGMAMAEAHLAARYNREGFELFNNHTYALVSDGDLQEGISHEAASLAGHLRLGKLIWLYDDNDIQLDTPTNVSFSDETSQRFEAYGWRVLMVHDGNDTVALQQAIHAARHQSDRPTLIRVKTIIGYGSPNKSGTSKAHGEPLGTEEVRLTKQALNWPYQEPFTVPDEVRAHMDARERGARQEREWTELLDRYKEAHPELAGEIELALRGDLPEGWNSEVPTFEAGGKPMATRNASGTVLNALAKRVPQLIGGSADLAGSTKTNIIGEEFTKIGQFAPRNIYFGVREHGMAAAANGMSLYSGLRPYVGTFLVFSDYLKPALRLSALMHQPVIYVLTHDSIGLGEDGPTHQPIEQLAQLRATPSTHVYRPADANETAAVWQLALERKDGPSALVFSRQDLPILPRNHQGVRRGAYVVREAEGKVKVILIATGSEVHVALEAAEALAQEGIGARVVSMPCMELFRAQDGAYRDSILTPGVKRVAIEAASPFGWHEWTGSDGAVIAMTGFGASAPAKTLLDKFGFSSHNIAKVAKSLL; translated from the coding sequence ATGACGACCCCTGCCAGTCTTGATGTGGAGACCCTGTCGATCAATTCGATCCGGACGCTGTCGATCGATGCGGTCCAGCAAGCCAACAGCGGCCATCCGGGCGCACCCCTGGGCATGGCTCCGATGGCGTACGTGCTGTGGCAGCATTTCTTGCGGCACAATCCCCGCAATCCGCTGTGGATGGGCCGCGACCGCTTCGTGCTGTCAGCGGGTCATGCCAGCATGCTGATCTATAGCCTGCTGCACCTGACCGGCTACGATATGCCGCTGGAGGAGCTGCGAAATTTCCGGCAGTGGGGCAGCAAGACGCCCGGTCATCCGGAGTTCTTTCATACCCCCGGACTCGACGCCACCACCGGTCCGCTCGGTCAGGGAGCGGCGATGACCGTGGGTATGGCGATGGCCGAAGCGCATCTGGCCGCCCGCTACAACCGCGAGGGTTTCGAGCTGTTCAACAACCACACCTACGCGCTGGTCAGCGACGGCGATTTGCAAGAAGGCATCAGCCACGAGGCCGCCTCGCTGGCCGGCCACCTGCGGCTGGGCAAGCTGATCTGGCTGTACGACGACAACGACATCCAACTGGATACGCCCACCAACGTCAGCTTCAGCGATGAAACCTCCCAGCGCTTTGAAGCCTACGGCTGGCGGGTGCTGATGGTTCACGACGGCAACGACACGGTCGCGCTTCAGCAGGCCATTCACGCGGCCAGGCACCAGAGTGACCGCCCGACCTTGATTCGCGTGAAGACCATCATCGGTTACGGCAGCCCCAACAAGAGCGGCACCAGCAAAGCCCACGGTGAGCCCTTGGGCACCGAAGAAGTCAGGCTCACCAAGCAGGCCCTGAACTGGCCGTACCAGGAGCCCTTTACGGTGCCGGACGAAGTTCGGGCGCACATGGACGCCCGGGAGCGTGGCGCGCGCCAGGAACGGGAATGGACCGAGCTGCTCGACCGCTACAAGGAGGCCCATCCGGAGCTGGCAGGCGAGATCGAACTGGCGTTGCGGGGTGATCTGCCCGAAGGCTGGAACAGCGAAGTGCCGACCTTCGAAGCGGGTGGCAAGCCGATGGCGACCCGCAACGCCAGCGGCACGGTCCTCAACGCCCTGGCGAAGCGGGTACCGCAATTGATCGGCGGCAGTGCTGACCTGGCCGGGAGCACCAAGACCAACATCATCGGGGAAGAGTTCACCAAGATCGGTCAGTTTGCGCCTCGCAACATCTACTTCGGGGTGCGCGAGCACGGCATGGCTGCCGCTGCCAACGGAATGAGCCTTTACAGCGGTCTGCGGCCTTATGTGGGCACCTTTCTGGTGTTCAGCGACTACCTCAAACCTGCCTTGCGTCTTTCGGCGCTGATGCACCAGCCGGTCATCTACGTGCTGACCCACGACAGCATCGGACTGGGCGAGGACGGTCCGACCCACCAGCCCATCGAGCAGCTCGCTCAGCTGCGCGCCACTCCCAGCACCCACGTCTACCGTCCGGCGGACGCCAACGAAACCGCAGCCGTGTGGCAACTGGCGCTGGAGCGCAAGGATGGCCCGAGCGCGCTGGTGTTCTCCCGTCAGGATCTGCCGATTCTGCCACGCAACCATCAGGGTGTGCGGCGTGGCGCCTACGTGGTGCGGGAAGCCGAGGGCAAAGTGAAGGTCATTCTGATTGCCACGGGCAGCGAGGTGCACGTGGCGCTCGAAGCCGCCGAGGCCCTGGCCCAGGAGGGCATCGGTGCGCGCGTGGTCAGCATGCCGTGCATGGAACTCTTTCGCGCGCAGGACGGCGCGTACCGGGACTCGATCCTGACGCCCGGCGTGAAGCGCGTGGCCATCGAGGCGGCGTCTCCCTTCGGCTGGCACGAGTGGACCGGCAGTGACGGCGCGGTGATTGCCATGACGGGCTTCGGTGCGAGTGCCCCGGCCAAGACCCTGCTCGACAAGTTCGGCTTCTCCTCGCACAACATTGCCAAGGTCGCCAAGAGTCTGCTCTGA
- a CDS encoding DUF3060 domain-containing protein: protein MRNARLVSLFAMLCAFTACAPAVVTRPAAVRPASVPRNVLVSENNARLSISCDGGDMTISGNRNFVTFTSVCDDIIVTGNSNTVTADSVRRVTVRGNNNRVTWGGNDPVVSNSGNNNTVRRR, encoded by the coding sequence ATGCGCAACGCTCGTCTTGTTTCCTTGTTTGCCATGCTGTGCGCTTTCACAGCCTGCGCGCCCGCAGTCGTGACCAGACCGGCCGCCGTGCGTCCCGCGTCCGTGCCCAGAAATGTGCTGGTCAGCGAAAACAACGCACGTCTGTCGATCTCCTGCGACGGTGGCGACATGACCATCAGCGGCAACCGCAACTTCGTGACTTTCACCAGTGTCTGCGACGACATCATCGTGACGGGCAACAGCAACACCGTCACGGCCGACTCGGTGCGCCGCGTCACGGTGCGCGGCAACAACAACCGCGTGACCTGGGGCGGCAACGATCCGGTGGTCAGCAACAGCGGCAACAACAACACCGTTCGCCGCCGCTGA
- the truA gene encoding tRNA pseudouridine(38-40) synthase TruA: MRRKPQHVPVCFKLQRVQDTLADSFYAPPPGYGRVRLDVQWDGRDFVGWQSQARGRSVQDTLHAALSHLGDARRPVAAGRTDAGVHALCMPTHVDVVDGTLRTSIERLPWALNALLPRDLVVLGASAAPGFHARFSCRQRAYVYRLLRAPHRAPLEEGRALHVARALDVAAMRMAGTHFVGRHDFAALATRDERQSVREIHELVLVEHGSLLEVHVRGESFLRHMVRALVGTLLLVGEGKLVPDDVPEILARRDRKLAGRNVAPHGLYFAGARYSNS, from the coding sequence ATGAGGCGCAAGCCACAACACGTCCCGGTGTGCTTTAAGCTACAGCGCGTGCAGGACACTCTTGCGGATTCTTTCTATGCCCCGCCGCCAGGCTACGGCCGCGTGCGGCTCGACGTGCAGTGGGACGGGCGGGACTTCGTCGGCTGGCAGAGCCAGGCCCGTGGGCGCAGCGTTCAGGATACCCTGCATGCCGCCCTGAGCCACCTGGGCGACGCGCGGCGGCCCGTCGCGGCCGGACGGACTGACGCGGGCGTACACGCGCTGTGCATGCCCACCCATGTCGACGTAGTGGATGGCACGCTGCGCACCAGCATAGAGCGCCTGCCCTGGGCACTCAATGCCCTGTTGCCGCGGGATTTGGTGGTCCTGGGTGCCAGCGCGGCACCAGGTTTTCACGCGCGCTTCTCCTGCCGGCAGCGCGCCTACGTGTATCGGCTGCTGCGCGCACCACACCGCGCTCCCCTGGAGGAAGGGCGGGCGCTGCATGTCGCGCGCGCCCTGGATGTGGCGGCCATGCGGATGGCGGGCACGCACTTTGTCGGTCGCCACGACTTCGCCGCCCTCGCGACGCGAGACGAGCGTCAGAGCGTGCGCGAAATCCATGAGCTTGTGCTGGTAGAGCACGGATCACTTCTCGAGGTGCACGTGCGGGGCGAAAGCTTTCTGCGCCATATGGTCCGCGCGCTCGTGGGAACCCTGCTGCTGGTCGGCGAGGGAAAGCTGGTGCCAGACGATGTCCCTGAGATTCTGGCGCGCCGTGACCGGAAGCTGGCCGGACGCAACGTCGCCCCTCACGGCTTGTACTTTGCAGGTGCCCGCTATTCGAATTCGTGA
- a CDS encoding macro domain-containing protein has protein sequence MPLSLLQGDITQQRADALVTAANSRLAGGGGVDGAIHRAAGPGLLRYLRDIGHCPSGSAVISPAFGLARQGVRFVIHAVGPVWHGGQQGEAELLAATYRASLELAAQHGCQSVAFPAISTGIYRYPLEQAAQVSVRALLDGLRVYALDVRLVLHGEEALHAFERARVHLQTRT, from the coding sequence ATGCCCCTCTCGCTTCTGCAGGGGGACATCACACAGCAGCGGGCCGACGCGCTGGTCACCGCCGCCAATTCCCGCCTTGCGGGAGGCGGTGGGGTGGACGGCGCCATTCACCGCGCCGCCGGACCGGGGCTGCTGCGCTATCTCCGCGACATCGGGCACTGTCCGAGCGGCTCGGCCGTCATTTCGCCTGCTTTCGGTCTGGCGCGCCAGGGTGTCCGCTTCGTGATCCACGCGGTCGGCCCTGTCTGGCACGGCGGGCAGCAGGGCGAGGCGGAACTGCTCGCGGCGACCTACCGCGCCAGCCTGGAGCTAGCCGCGCAGCACGGCTGTCAGAGCGTGGCTTTTCCGGCCATCTCGACCGGCATCTACAGGTACCCGCTGGAGCAGGCCGCCCAGGTGAGCGTGCGCGCGCTTCTCGACGGGCTGCGCGTGTACGCTCTGGACGTGCGGCTGGTCCTGCACGGCGAAGAGGCGCTGCATGCCTTCGAGCGCGCTCGGGTACACCTGCAGACCCGCACTTGA
- a CDS encoding site-specific integrase: protein MTHPSGRTRLTRSQIIAVMEACGPRRDELVIGLLGLQGLRPRQVSWLLYGDFDFERQTLTLIASNAEPHAWPRSAGQATSVPLDPDLAKAVHSYARYDRNAPRRPQDPLLSQHPGENRPITPEQVNHVVRKVSRERRAELGTEFTVADLRWSCAQNLLDESWPLEDIATLLGHTSRSVQKFLERGFD from the coding sequence ATGACCCATCCATCGGGCCGCACACGACTTACGCGAAGCCAGATCATCGCCGTCATGGAAGCCTGCGGACCGAGACGCGATGAGCTGGTCATCGGCCTGCTCGGTTTGCAAGGGCTCAGGCCACGGCAGGTCAGCTGGCTGCTGTACGGTGACTTTGACTTCGAGCGCCAGACGCTCACCCTCATCGCGAGCAACGCCGAACCGCACGCCTGGCCCCGTTCGGCGGGTCAGGCGACCTCGGTGCCACTTGACCCGGACCTGGCCAAGGCCGTGCACAGTTATGCGCGCTACGACCGAAACGCACCGCGCCGCCCGCAAGATCCGCTGCTGAGCCAGCACCCTGGAGAAAATCGTCCCATCACGCCGGAGCAGGTCAATCACGTGGTCCGCAAAGTCAGCCGGGAAAGGCGCGCGGAGCTCGGGACCGAATTCACGGTGGCCGATTTGCGCTGGTCGTGCGCGCAGAACCTGCTCGACGAAAGCTGGCCCCTTGAGGACATCGCCACCCTGCTCGGGCATACCAGCCGCTCGGTCCAGAAATTCCTGGAACGCGGCTTTGACTGA
- a CDS encoding extracellular catalytic domain type 1 short-chain-length polyhydroxyalkanoate depolymerase, whose translation MRIQALSAVLALSTLLAACGQHSTDSPDTDARVNPLASGYWVSGTYSNAYGARYYRLWVPAGYDGSTARPLMVMLHGCKQDGYDFAAGTRMNALADSRNFLVLYPEQGTAYNAYDCWNWFYDANQHRGSGEPSIIAGMISWVKSNYRVDNARVGVAGLSAGAAMSNIMGCTYPDHIRKVASFAGLMYRAALSATGATDAMNYGNIYDPNSRGTECSSEMGTRRHVMPTLVFHGTSDGTVNIKNAHQTNAQWAQTNDLASDGTDNGNVDNTADASASATACRSYTRYDYQDSATGAVVLRKYLIDGLGHAWSGGSSGGSYSDPCGPDASSIIVNFFGF comes from the coding sequence ATGCGCATACAGGCTCTGTCCGCCGTTCTGGCACTCTCGACCCTGCTCGCTGCCTGTGGGCAGCACTCGACGGATTCTCCCGACACGGACGCCCGGGTGAATCCCCTGGCCAGCGGATACTGGGTGTCGGGCACGTACAGCAACGCCTACGGCGCGCGGTACTACCGCCTGTGGGTTCCCGCTGGATACGACGGCAGTACGGCCCGCCCCCTCATGGTGATGCTGCACGGCTGCAAGCAGGACGGCTACGACTTTGCCGCCGGCACACGCATGAACGCCCTGGCCGACTCGCGCAACTTTCTGGTGCTCTACCCCGAACAGGGCACTGCCTATAACGCTTACGACTGCTGGAACTGGTTCTATGACGCCAACCAGCACCGGGGCAGCGGCGAGCCCTCCATCATCGCCGGAATGATCAGCTGGGTAAAAAGCAACTACCGGGTCGACAACGCCCGCGTGGGTGTCGCAGGCCTCTCGGCGGGCGCGGCCATGTCGAACATCATGGGCTGCACCTATCCGGACCACATCAGGAAAGTCGCGTCATTCGCGGGCCTGATGTACCGCGCCGCCCTGAGCGCGACCGGAGCCACCGACGCCATGAACTACGGCAACATCTACGACCCCAACAGCCGGGGAACGGAATGCTCGAGCGAAATGGGCACCCGCCGGCACGTCATGCCCACCCTGGTCTTTCACGGCACGTCCGACGGCACGGTGAACATCAAGAACGCCCACCAGACAAACGCGCAGTGGGCGCAGACGAACGACCTTGCCAGCGACGGAACCGACAACGGCAACGTGGACAACACCGCCGACGCGAGCGCGAGTGCCACGGCCTGCCGCAGCTACACCCGCTACGACTACCAGGACAGTGCGACCGGCGCGGTCGTGCTGCGCAAGTACCTGATCGACGGCCTGGGACACGCCTGGTCCGGAGGCAGTTCGGGCGGCTCGTACAGCGATCCGTGCGGCCCGGACGCGAGCAGCATTATCGTGAACTTTTTCGGCTTCTGA